A window of Sulfobacillus thermosulfidooxidans contains these coding sequences:
- a CDS encoding pyruvate, water dikinase regulatory protein produces MAHRGRIYIVSDSLGETAERVAHGAAIQFDQAEIRIERLSNVSDCRGIDAVLERAAGETAIVIYTIVRPDLSAYLKRRAEELGIRTVDVMGPVIQALEDTLGLKPQLVPGLSHRLDREYFDRVEAIEFAVKYDDGKDPRGIREADIVLLGVSRTSKTPVSLYLANHRLKVANVPLVPEVPVPQEVFQEGRNKSIGLVIDAELLMSIRRQRLKSLGLGSSAQYATMERIVAELDYAWDIFNRLKCPVVDVSNHAVEETATRVLEIRQGGHH; encoded by the coding sequence ATGGCCCATCGTGGAAGAATCTATATTGTCTCCGACTCCTTGGGCGAAACTGCTGAACGCGTTGCCCACGGAGCGGCAATTCAGTTCGATCAAGCTGAAATTCGTATTGAACGGCTGTCCAATGTGTCGGATTGTCGTGGTATCGATGCCGTCTTGGAACGGGCAGCAGGCGAGACAGCCATCGTGATTTATACAATTGTGCGCCCCGATTTAAGTGCGTATTTAAAACGGCGTGCGGAAGAACTTGGCATTCGCACCGTCGATGTCATGGGGCCCGTAATTCAAGCTTTGGAGGACACGCTGGGACTGAAACCTCAGCTGGTTCCTGGCCTTTCACACCGGCTTGACCGCGAATATTTTGATCGGGTCGAAGCCATCGAATTTGCGGTGAAGTATGATGACGGCAAAGATCCCCGGGGCATCCGTGAGGCCGATATTGTGTTGTTAGGCGTTTCCCGCACCAGCAAAACTCCTGTCAGCTTATATTTGGCAAATCATCGCCTGAAAGTTGCCAATGTGCCGCTGGTACCCGAAGTGCCGGTTCCGCAAGAGGTTTTTCAAGAGGGCCGAAACAAAAGTATCGGTTTAGTGATTGACGCCGAGTTATTAATGAGCATTAGACGGCAACGACTAAAATCTTTAGGATTAGGATCGTCAGCACAATATGCCACAATGGAACGAATTGTGGCAGAATTAGACTATGCGTGGGACATCTTCAATCGGTTAAAATGCCCGGTGGTTGATGTTAGTAATCATGCCGTTGAAGAAACGGCGACAAGAGTATTAGAGATCAGACAAGGAGGACACCACTAG
- the recO gene encoding DNA repair protein RecO, whose translation MAQYQDHMVILKSRPYREADLLLTLYGIKSGKIGAVAKGARRPKSRLAGIYPLSYVVCQVYHGRSNLDTLTAVDLVDGFPGLQKDLDKLSWAMFLADFVDEMFQERDANPAVVPWLIAAWERLSVTPGSLSIALTAGWHLLKLAGYAPKWDTCEVCHRRPVSPTVVVDWENDVLYCHEHIPAPHRENNHYGMEISVGTLRTWQQWMTLDVSKIGNYDAKGLIAEQLFTVFGRYVESHIGQMPRSLQFVREVENMVEKERNKPR comes from the coding sequence ATGGCGCAATATCAAGACCACATGGTAATCTTAAAATCTAGGCCCTACCGTGAAGCTGATCTGCTTTTAACCCTATATGGCATCAAATCGGGAAAAATTGGCGCGGTGGCAAAAGGGGCCAGACGACCTAAAAGTCGCTTGGCGGGGATTTATCCTTTGTCCTATGTCGTGTGTCAAGTTTATCATGGGCGTTCTAATTTAGATACCTTAACCGCCGTGGACTTGGTGGATGGTTTTCCGGGGTTGCAAAAAGATTTAGATAAATTAAGCTGGGCCATGTTTTTAGCAGATTTCGTCGATGAAATGTTTCAAGAACGTGACGCAAACCCCGCTGTTGTGCCGTGGCTTATTGCGGCATGGGAACGGCTCAGCGTGACTCCGGGATCCTTAAGTATTGCCTTAACTGCGGGTTGGCACTTGCTTAAATTGGCGGGATATGCGCCGAAATGGGATACATGCGAGGTTTGCCATAGGCGTCCTGTTTCTCCCACCGTTGTTGTGGATTGGGAGAATGATGTGCTCTATTGCCATGAACATATCCCTGCCCCTCATCGGGAGAATAATCATTATGGAATGGAAATTTCTGTTGGCACATTGCGTACATGGCAGCAGTGGATGACACTGGACGTTAGCAAAATTGGGAATTATGATGCCAAGGGACTCATTGCTGAGCAGCTCTTTACTGTTTTTGGCCGATATGTCGAGAGTCATATTGGCCAGATGCCACGCTCTTTGCAATTCGTGCGTGAAGTCGAGAATATGGTAGAGAAAGAGAGGAATAAGCCACGTTGA
- a CDS encoding cytidine deaminase produces the protein MSTISPDVLREKAIAVRHHAYVPYSHFPVGAALLSRDGQIFIGCNVENASYPLSLCAERAAVASAVSSGSRLFDAIFIVGDKSLAMPCGGCRQVLSEFGDLHVYVSYGDGQDIKHFWLHELLPESFQLNPSSLE, from the coding sequence GTGTCGACAATATCACCAGACGTTCTTCGTGAAAAGGCGATTGCAGTGCGTCATCATGCCTATGTACCTTACTCCCATTTTCCAGTGGGGGCGGCCTTGTTGAGTCGTGACGGGCAAATCTTTATTGGTTGCAATGTTGAAAACGCAAGCTATCCTTTGAGTTTATGTGCGGAACGAGCGGCTGTAGCGTCTGCAGTGTCATCAGGCTCACGTCTATTTGATGCTATCTTTATCGTTGGGGATAAGAGCTTGGCGATGCCCTGCGGGGGATGTCGGCAAGTTCTTAGCGAGTTTGGTGATCTGCATGTGTATGTCTCTTATGGTGATGGCCAAGACATCAAGCATTTTTGGTTACATGAATTATTGCCCGAAAGTTTTCAACTCAATCCGTCTTCTCTGGAATAA
- a CDS encoding hemolysin family protein translates to MRAIRWGPIVVLIVLVGLSAMYSMTETAMMSLSRGKVRNLVEEGHKQGRWLERLVEQPNRLLGTVLFGNNLTNIMASTIATGVFIYYFGSNGIAIATVVMTLFILLVAEIIPKTYAAHNSERVALRFAFFLEASARIFYPVVRVLTWFGVGIIRLFGARAEGGRLLTEEEIRSMVEVGEEEGLLEADERQMIQGIFDLGETVAREVMVPRIDVNALPDTAPLREAWDAVIHWGHSRLPVFRKTIDDVVGVIYARDILAYLKERDPQTPIGELARPVLYIPETKKVDELLADFRRQRTQIAVVLDEYGGTAGIVTIEDLLEEIVGEIQDEYDQEDQPIRQLDDGVIDVAGMVQLEEVNDILDVDLPHEDFDTVGGLILHLLGRAPVEGEIVRWDNLEFTVSKVVGRRVARVIIKAQKPEQTNDEDD, encoded by the coding sequence GTGAGAGCTATACGGTGGGGCCCGATAGTAGTACTAATTGTTCTTGTGGGCCTCTCGGCAATGTACTCGATGACGGAAACCGCGATGATGTCCTTATCGCGGGGAAAAGTCCGCAATCTCGTCGAGGAAGGGCATAAACAGGGACGTTGGCTAGAGCGCTTAGTAGAACAACCCAATAGGTTACTAGGAACGGTGTTGTTCGGCAACAATTTAACCAATATCATGGCATCGACAATTGCCACCGGTGTATTTATCTATTATTTTGGCAGCAATGGAATTGCCATTGCCACCGTAGTGATGACGTTATTCATTTTGTTAGTGGCAGAAATTATTCCTAAGACCTATGCAGCACATAATTCCGAACGTGTGGCATTGCGTTTTGCCTTTTTCCTTGAAGCCTCGGCCCGAATATTCTATCCGGTCGTGCGTGTGCTCACCTGGTTTGGGGTGGGCATTATTCGTCTGTTTGGCGCTCGCGCTGAAGGAGGCCGTCTTTTGACTGAAGAGGAAATCCGGAGCATGGTCGAAGTAGGCGAAGAAGAAGGTTTATTAGAAGCTGACGAAAGACAAATGATTCAGGGCATCTTTGATTTAGGTGAGACAGTGGCGCGAGAAGTGATGGTGCCACGAATTGACGTGAATGCGTTGCCCGACACGGCACCTCTGCGGGAAGCGTGGGATGCGGTCATACATTGGGGCCATTCCCGTCTTCCTGTGTTTCGAAAAACAATTGATGATGTCGTAGGGGTTATTTATGCCCGAGATATTTTGGCTTATTTAAAAGAACGCGATCCCCAAACGCCGATTGGAGAATTGGCTCGCCCTGTGTTATATATTCCTGAAACCAAAAAAGTGGATGAATTGCTGGCAGATTTTAGGCGTCAAAGAACCCAGATTGCTGTCGTACTGGATGAATATGGTGGAACCGCCGGTATTGTAACTATTGAAGATTTGCTCGAAGAAATTGTCGGTGAGATCCAAGATGAATACGACCAGGAAGATCAACCAATACGTCAGCTAGACGATGGAGTCATTGACGTGGCAGGCATGGTTCAATTGGAAGAAGTAAATGATATTTTAGATGTAGACTTGCCGCATGAAGATTTTGATACGGTGGGGGGATTAATTTTGCACTTGTTGGGGCGAGCTCCTGTGGAAGGAGAGATCGTCCGGTGGGATAATCTTGAGTTTACGGTTTCCAAAGTTGTTGGCCGGCGCGTTGCACGCGTGATTATCAAAGCGCAAAAGCCCGAGCAAACCAACGATGAGGATGACTGA
- the glyS gene encoding glycine--tRNA ligase subunit beta yields the protein MIDYDISPDMRQVFVEVGVEEIPSQYLRDIVTNFGNLIVEELQAQRIVVRNVQALATPRRLVVMAQARKEQDPLRERIRGPLLTSAYKDNIPTPALLGFCRRVGVSPGEVETMTEGDKVYVCVDIDQPIRPLEELLAPAVEKAFSRIPLPRSMRWGSDDYRFIRPVRWCSLWIDDTFVPVTIAGVIGEPKTYGNRTDHPGSLAIHGIASYEQALARGLVMLDADRRKQVIENEANDLAESVKGHIDRDEDLLEEVTELVEWPTPFLGHFDEAFLEVPAPIVVTSMRVHQRYFPVWSEQGTLLPYFVGVRNGIGTDLDSVRHGNEKVLRARLSDALYFYRVDLQHSLNERRPQLDRVIFHAKLGTYGDKIQRVHALFEATRDRWPLNKTQQDHFNAVIELYKADLLTQVVQEFPELQGIMGEIYARHEGLADDVATAIGEQYHPGFQGDHIPRSPMGQILVLLDRLDTVLEGAAHGLKPTGSEDPFGLRRAALAIGRILAESAIWQYPAYDLFALAGQILAVDQMAVDESYDLAIARLEHYLDEVHQIPEQTAHAILSVSLPWYTYQERLDFLTTIIKDPNWEAVALSFKRIDRVIKDARVPEMIPEWELPIEQTVWEAAHNALNHSGSMDEWWIAIQDLSKAVDALFDAVLINDPDPAVRMRRTSLLAYAREAYNRFFDLRQLSV from the coding sequence ATGATTGATTACGACATTTCTCCAGATATGCGCCAGGTTTTCGTGGAAGTCGGCGTCGAAGAAATTCCTAGCCAATATTTGCGAGATATTGTCACCAATTTTGGCAACCTGATTGTCGAAGAATTACAAGCACAGCGGATTGTTGTACGCAATGTGCAAGCGTTGGCGACGCCAAGACGTTTAGTGGTCATGGCCCAGGCACGCAAGGAACAAGATCCATTACGGGAAAGAATTCGCGGTCCTTTGTTAACGAGTGCCTATAAGGACAATATACCCACGCCAGCTTTGCTAGGATTTTGCCGGCGTGTAGGTGTGTCCCCCGGTGAGGTGGAGACGATGACAGAGGGCGATAAGGTCTATGTCTGTGTGGACATTGACCAACCTATTCGCCCATTGGAAGAGTTGTTGGCACCTGCGGTGGAAAAAGCCTTTTCCCGGATTCCTTTGCCGCGTAGCATGCGCTGGGGCAGCGATGACTATCGTTTTATCCGCCCGGTTAGATGGTGTAGTTTATGGATTGATGACACTTTTGTGCCCGTCACGATTGCTGGAGTGATAGGAGAACCGAAAACCTATGGAAACCGCACTGACCATCCGGGTTCGCTGGCGATTCACGGTATTGCCTCCTACGAACAAGCTCTGGCACGGGGCCTGGTCATGTTAGATGCCGACCGCCGTAAACAAGTGATCGAAAATGAAGCCAATGATTTGGCTGAAAGTGTCAAGGGACATATTGACCGTGATGAAGACCTGTTGGAAGAGGTGACAGAGCTTGTGGAATGGCCCACGCCCTTTCTCGGACATTTTGATGAGGCCTTTCTAGAAGTTCCTGCGCCTATTGTGGTTACGTCGATGCGTGTCCATCAACGGTATTTTCCCGTATGGAGCGAGCAGGGCACCTTGTTGCCTTATTTTGTTGGAGTGCGCAATGGAATTGGCACAGATTTGGATTCGGTGCGACATGGAAACGAAAAAGTCCTCCGAGCCCGTCTTTCCGATGCCTTATATTTTTACCGAGTAGATCTTCAGCATTCTTTGAATGAGCGTCGTCCTCAGCTGGACCGTGTCATCTTCCATGCCAAATTAGGAACGTATGGGGACAAGATTCAAAGAGTACACGCCCTTTTTGAGGCAACTCGGGACCGATGGCCTTTGAATAAAACACAACAAGACCATTTTAATGCGGTCATCGAGTTGTATAAGGCAGATTTGTTAACGCAAGTCGTGCAAGAATTTCCGGAACTGCAAGGCATTATGGGGGAAATTTATGCCCGTCATGAGGGATTAGCGGACGATGTGGCCACCGCCATTGGAGAACAATATCACCCGGGTTTTCAAGGCGATCATATTCCTAGATCTCCGATGGGTCAAATTCTTGTGTTGTTAGATCGTTTGGATACCGTTTTGGAGGGAGCTGCCCACGGGTTAAAACCGACGGGTTCGGAAGATCCTTTTGGCTTACGCCGGGCGGCGTTGGCTATTGGGCGCATTTTAGCTGAATCGGCTATTTGGCAATATCCGGCCTATGATTTATTTGCTTTGGCAGGGCAGATATTAGCGGTGGATCAGATGGCCGTAGATGAATCATATGACTTGGCCATAGCGCGATTGGAACATTATTTAGATGAGGTTCATCAGATACCCGAACAGACAGCCCACGCGATTTTATCGGTATCTTTGCCCTGGTACACCTACCAGGAACGATTAGATTTCCTGACCACAATCATTAAGGATCCAAATTGGGAAGCCGTGGCTTTGTCTTTCAAGCGTATTGACCGGGTCATTAAAGATGCCCGTGTGCCCGAAATGATACCTGAATGGGAATTGCCCATTGAACAAACAGTATGGGAGGCGGCCCACAATGCGTTAAACCATAGCGGGTCCATGGATGAATGGTGGATTGCTATTCAAGATTTGTCTAAAGCTGTGGATGCCTTATTTGATGCCGTCTTGATCAATGATCCGGATCCTGCTGTGAGGATGCGTCGGACATCATTGTTGGCGTACGCCCGGGAAGCTTATAATCGATTCTTCGACCTGAGGCAACTGTCAGTTTAG
- the era gene encoding GTPase Era, with protein sequence MAYKSGFVALVGRPNVGKSTLLNALLGRKIAITTPKPQTTRNRIQGVLHDAQGQIVFVDTPGVLRPKHKLDERMVATVMRALREVDIIAHVVDISKPPRDEDLQIARTIRQSGQMAVLIGNKSDLVANTTGRLDPYLELAPYRHHFVVSAQLESGLQPLMDTLWQLLPEGMPYFPEDMVTDQTEDFYVSEVIREKILEQTRDEVPHSVAVTIEERQPRSDHLMYIRAAIYVERDSQKAIIIGNHGQMLKQIGQLARKDLEEYYNKQVYLDLWVKVRGHWRDQDAWLTRFGYPKVES encoded by the coding sequence ATGGCATATAAATCAGGATTTGTTGCGCTGGTGGGACGTCCCAATGTAGGCAAATCGACCTTACTGAATGCATTGTTGGGTCGGAAAATCGCTATTACCACCCCCAAACCCCAGACGACACGCAACCGTATTCAGGGGGTTTTGCACGATGCCCAGGGTCAAATCGTATTTGTGGATACCCCAGGTGTTCTGCGTCCTAAGCATAAACTGGATGAGCGCATGGTCGCTACAGTGATGCGAGCATTGCGGGAAGTTGACATTATCGCTCATGTGGTGGATATCTCCAAACCTCCACGGGATGAAGATCTGCAGATTGCACGAACGATTCGTCAATCGGGTCAAATGGCGGTCCTCATTGGAAATAAGAGCGATCTTGTCGCTAACACAACGGGCCGGTTAGATCCCTATTTGGAATTGGCACCGTACCGTCATCATTTCGTTGTGTCTGCCCAGTTAGAGTCGGGCTTACAACCCCTCATGGATACATTGTGGCAGCTGTTGCCCGAAGGGATGCCTTATTTTCCCGAAGACATGGTGACCGATCAAACCGAAGATTTTTATGTTTCAGAAGTCATCCGTGAAAAGATTCTGGAACAAACACGTGATGAAGTCCCGCATTCTGTGGCCGTGACCATTGAAGAAAGACAACCCCGCTCCGATCATTTGATGTATATTCGCGCCGCGATCTATGTGGAACGAGACAGTCAGAAAGCCATTATTATTGGCAACCATGGGCAGATGCTGAAACAAATTGGGCAACTTGCCCGGAAGGATTTGGAAGAATATTACAATAAACAGGTATACTTAGACCTCTGGGTGAAAGTCCGGGGCCACTGGCGGGATCAGGATGCATGGTTGACTCGTTTTGGTTATCCCAAAGTGGAGTCATGA
- the glyQ gene encoding glycine--tRNA ligase subunit alpha: MTLQDIVMALKTYWKDHGCMIAEPYDIEMGAGTMNPLTFFRALGPDPWRVAYVQPSRRPVDGRYGENPNRVYQHHQFQVLLKPAPDDVIELYLGSLEHLGLDRRQHDIRFVEDNWEAPSLGAWGLGWEVWLDGMEISQFTYFQQMGGQECRPVSAELTYGLERIVSYLVGVDEIWSIDWAPGVSYDSLFRRVEWEQASYSFEHASAPVLFQLFDLYESEAKRLLEQGLVRPGYEYLIKCSHVFNTLDALGAISVTERQAYLGRMRALARIAAQKYLDQIQNQAAKEEALS, encoded by the coding sequence TTGACCCTACAAGATATTGTGATGGCCCTGAAAACTTATTGGAAAGATCACGGGTGCATGATTGCTGAGCCCTATGATATTGAAATGGGGGCAGGAACGATGAACCCGTTAACATTTTTTCGGGCGCTAGGGCCTGATCCCTGGCGAGTGGCCTACGTTCAGCCATCCAGACGTCCGGTCGATGGACGCTATGGGGAGAATCCTAATCGCGTTTACCAACATCATCAATTTCAGGTATTACTAAAGCCGGCTCCGGATGACGTCATTGAACTTTATCTTGGGAGTTTAGAGCATTTAGGCTTAGACCGGCGGCAACACGACATTCGCTTTGTCGAAGACAATTGGGAAGCACCCAGTCTTGGAGCATGGGGCCTAGGATGGGAAGTCTGGCTCGATGGGATGGAAATTAGTCAATTTACTTATTTTCAGCAAATGGGTGGACAAGAATGTCGACCGGTTTCTGCTGAATTAACGTATGGATTAGAGCGTATCGTGAGTTATTTGGTTGGTGTGGATGAAATTTGGTCAATTGATTGGGCTCCGGGTGTGAGTTACGATAGCTTATTTCGCCGGGTGGAATGGGAACAAGCATCCTATAGTTTTGAACATGCTTCTGCCCCGGTCTTATTTCAATTGTTTGACTTATATGAGTCCGAAGCTAAACGCCTGTTGGAACAAGGGCTCGTCAGGCCGGGATACGAATATTTGATCAAATGTTCCCATGTTTTCAATACGTTAGATGCGCTAGGAGCCATTTCGGTGACTGAACGGCAAGCCTATCTCGGACGCATGCGAGCTTTGGCACGCATCGCCGCACAAAAATATTTAGACCAGATCCAAAACCAGGCAGCAAAGGAGGAAGCCTTGTCATGA
- a CDS encoding diacylglycerol kinase family protein yields the protein MKRAENLQESFRYAFSGLRYAFVTQRNLRLHFFTAAFVMILGWILNLPKREFIVVLAAIMVVMVAEMLNTAVEAVVDLASPEIHPLAQTAKDVAAGAVLLAAIGAALLGLWVFVPRLPSFGEEFMVRWNNERGVTILLLLVLVGILLMVIWLPRTWHGHPTSQDH from the coding sequence GTGAAACGCGCTGAAAACCTTCAAGAATCTTTTCGGTACGCGTTTTCAGGCTTGCGTTATGCGTTCGTCACACAAAGGAATTTACGCTTACATTTTTTTACTGCCGCATTTGTGATGATTTTGGGATGGATACTGAATTTGCCTAAACGCGAGTTTATTGTGGTATTAGCTGCCATTATGGTGGTGATGGTAGCCGAAATGTTGAATACAGCGGTAGAAGCCGTGGTGGATTTGGCGAGTCCAGAAATTCATCCCTTAGCCCAGACGGCGAAGGATGTTGCAGCTGGCGCCGTCCTACTAGCCGCCATCGGAGCCGCCTTGTTGGGTTTATGGGTTTTCGTGCCACGGTTGCCGTCATTTGGCGAGGAATTTATGGTACGATGGAACAATGAGCGGGGGGTAACCATTTTATTGTTGCTAGTACTGGTGGGAATTCTGTTGATGGTTATTTGGCTGCCTCGTACTTGGCATGGTCACCCGACATCGCAAGATCATTGA
- the ybeY gene encoding rRNA maturation RNase YbeY produces MDIWVESPPGSSAELEETVRRVAIAALDNLGGLEDAELSIVLTDDSTIHELNRTYRGVDRPTDVLSFSQREGEDAFDDPVLGDIVISLDRTRQQALEYGHSFERELGFLTVHGILHLLGWDHETPDEEQRMMAKTEEILGGIGLSRETR; encoded by the coding sequence ATGGACATATGGGTGGAAAGTCCTCCCGGTTCATCCGCCGAATTGGAGGAGACCGTTCGACGGGTAGCCATCGCAGCTCTCGATAATCTAGGCGGGCTTGAGGACGCCGAGCTCAGTATTGTTCTGACGGATGATTCGACAATTCACGAGTTGAACCGCACGTATCGGGGTGTGGATCGTCCGACGGATGTCTTGTCCTTTAGTCAACGAGAAGGAGAGGACGCGTTTGACGATCCTGTTTTAGGAGATATTGTGATTTCGTTGGACCGGACGCGCCAACAAGCTCTCGAATATGGGCATAGTTTTGAGCGGGAACTGGGATTCTTAACAGTGCATGGCATCTTGCATTTGCTGGGCTGGGATCATGAGACACCCGACGAGGAGCAGCGAATGATGGCCAAAACGGAAGAGATTTTAGGAGGCATCGGCCTAAGTCGTGAAACGCGCTGA
- the ppdK gene encoding pyruvate, phosphate dikinase, translated as MSRYVFPFEQGRANQRDLLGGKGAGLAEMSYIGLPVPPGFTITTEACNLYQELGQFPEGMMDEVWENLRLLEQKLSRTLGDPDKPLLVSVRSGAPISMPGMMDTVLNLGLNTQTTEGLARLTQNRRFALDSYRRFIQMFGNVVMHMEHHRFEHILQEVKDEAGVTLDPDLNESYLEILITRYKELVREVTGREFPENAREQLEMAIKAVFDSWKNPRAIVYRRLNKIPETLGTAVNVQSMVFGNMGPTSATGVLFTRNPNTGEPGMYGEYLTNAQGEDVVAGIRTPKPIQEMAQEMPKTFQEITEVCALLEKHYRDMQDIEFTVEREKLYLLQTRTGKRTARAAVKIAVDLVREGIITREEAILRQDPDQVARLLYRQIDPSAKLDVLAQGLPASPGAASGKVVFNADEAEARGNQGEAVILVRPETTPDDIHGIVAAQGVLTSRGGMTSHAAIVARGMGKPAVTGCEAVRINLEEEVFYVGDVKVSHNDVITIDGGTGRVVLGVVPTVDPGLSEDFTTLLQWADDMKRLGVEANADTPEDAQIARDFGAQGVGLCRTEHMFMGQDRLPVMQKMILAETLEERQKALNELLPMQQSDFYGILKAMDGYPVTIRLLDPPLHEFLPNIPDTEKELALARQEQRTDDVVRLEAILRRARTLFEFNPMLGFRGVRLGIVYPEIYAMQAQAIFQAQAQLLREGYHPVVEVMIPLVGTLAEFTKMKELIADVNARTQEAENIALPYKIGTMIEIPRAALTAGSIAEEAEFFSFGTNDLTQTTFGFSRDDAESKFLPHYLAEKILPDNPFMVLDREGVGRLIKIAVADGRQTRPDLKVGICGEHGGDPSSIEFCHLAGLNYVSASPYRVPIARLAAAQANLRHP; from the coding sequence ATGTCTCGGTATGTGTTTCCGTTCGAACAAGGACGGGCCAATCAGCGTGACTTATTGGGAGGAAAAGGCGCCGGTTTAGCAGAAATGAGTTACATAGGATTACCGGTCCCTCCCGGGTTTACGATTACGACAGAGGCATGTAATCTTTACCAGGAGTTAGGACAGTTTCCCGAAGGCATGATGGATGAGGTTTGGGAGAACCTGCGGTTGTTGGAACAGAAATTATCCCGAACACTGGGAGATCCTGACAAACCACTGTTGGTTTCGGTCCGGTCAGGAGCTCCCATATCTATGCCTGGCATGATGGATACTGTGCTGAACTTGGGTCTCAATACTCAGACTACCGAGGGATTGGCACGGTTAACGCAAAATCGCCGGTTTGCGCTAGATAGTTACCGCCGATTTATTCAAATGTTTGGCAATGTGGTCATGCATATGGAGCATCACCGGTTTGAGCACATCCTGCAAGAGGTCAAAGATGAAGCCGGTGTGACCTTGGATCCGGACTTGAACGAATCCTATCTCGAAATCCTGATTACACGTTATAAAGAATTAGTGCGTGAAGTTACCGGGCGAGAATTTCCGGAAAATGCCAGGGAACAGCTCGAGATGGCGATTAAGGCGGTTTTCGACTCGTGGAAAAATCCGCGTGCCATTGTTTACAGACGGTTAAACAAAATTCCTGAGACGCTCGGAACGGCTGTCAATGTACAGTCCATGGTCTTCGGAAATATGGGTCCGACTTCGGCGACCGGGGTATTATTTACAAGAAATCCGAATACGGGAGAACCCGGTATGTATGGGGAATACTTGACGAATGCTCAAGGGGAAGATGTGGTCGCCGGCATTCGCACGCCGAAGCCGATTCAAGAGATGGCACAGGAAATGCCCAAGACGTTTCAAGAAATTACCGAGGTTTGTGCCCTACTTGAAAAACATTACCGGGACATGCAAGACATCGAATTTACTGTGGAACGTGAGAAACTCTATTTATTGCAGACACGGACCGGAAAACGCACGGCCCGGGCTGCGGTAAAAATTGCCGTGGACTTGGTACGGGAAGGAATTATTACCCGCGAAGAGGCTATTTTACGGCAAGACCCGGATCAAGTAGCGCGGTTGTTATACCGGCAAATTGATCCCTCAGCCAAATTGGATGTCCTCGCACAAGGATTACCTGCTTCACCAGGAGCTGCTTCCGGCAAAGTGGTATTTAACGCGGATGAAGCTGAGGCGCGAGGTAATCAAGGTGAAGCCGTGATATTAGTGCGTCCTGAAACCACACCGGATGATATTCATGGAATTGTGGCGGCCCAAGGGGTCTTGACTAGCCGCGGCGGCATGACTTCACATGCAGCCATTGTGGCCCGAGGCATGGGCAAACCAGCGGTTACGGGCTGTGAGGCGGTACGAATTAATCTCGAAGAAGAGGTCTTTTACGTCGGTGACGTTAAGGTCTCGCACAATGATGTGATTACCATTGATGGAGGGACAGGCCGCGTGGTCTTGGGAGTCGTTCCCACCGTGGATCCGGGCTTGTCAGAAGATTTTACGACGCTACTACAGTGGGCCGATGACATGAAACGTTTAGGCGTTGAAGCGAATGCCGATACGCCTGAAGATGCACAAATTGCTCGGGATTTTGGTGCCCAAGGGGTAGGATTGTGCCGAACTGAACACATGTTTATGGGGCAAGACCGCTTGCCGGTCATGCAAAAAATGATTTTGGCGGAGACACTCGAAGAACGTCAAAAAGCGTTGAACGAATTACTGCCGATGCAACAAAGCGACTTTTACGGGATTCTCAAGGCAATGGATGGGTATCCTGTCACTATTCGTTTGCTGGATCCGCCCCTGCATGAATTCTTGCCGAACATCCCCGACACCGAAAAAGAACTGGCCCTAGCGCGCCAAGAGCAGCGTACAGATGATGTTGTGCGATTAGAAGCGATTTTGCGGCGAGCCAGGACCCTCTTTGAATTTAACCCGATGCTCGGTTTTCGTGGCGTGCGTCTTGGCATCGTGTATCCGGAAATTTACGCGATGCAGGCCCAAGCGATTTTCCAAGCCCAGGCCCAACTCCTTCGTGAGGGCTATCACCCAGTCGTGGAAGTCATGATTCCACTGGTTGGCACCTTAGCGGAGTTTACCAAGATGAAAGAATTGATTGCGGACGTTAATGCCCGGACGCAAGAAGCCGAAAACATCGCTCTCCCGTACAAGATTGGTACGATGATTGAAATTCCCCGTGCCGCGTTAACGGCGGGCAGCATTGCTGAAGAGGCTGAATTCTTCTCATTTGGAACCAATGACTTAACGCAAACGACCTTTGGCTTTAGCCGGGATGATGCCGAGAGCAAGTTCTTGCCCCATTATCTTGCGGAAAAAATTCTGCCTGACAACCCTTTTATGGTGCTAGATCGGGAGGGTGTAGGACGGCTAATTAAGATTGCTGTAGCCGATGGCCGTCAGACGCGACCTGATCTCAAAGTGGGGATTTGTGGAGAACACGGAGGCGATCCCTCCTCTATCGA